In Streptomyces sp. NBC_00335, a single genomic region encodes these proteins:
- a CDS encoding DUF6193 family natural product biosynthesis protein — MAPDLHESVCGDQGGRILLIFLIAGVGMGGSTMRPDAEQYPEVAAAGGDLTAALQAAAVKTGTRLVGLRDPYSPTGLSRHFAADFAAECGAVQVELRPERRGIEVLLRLPLAGVAGVCAVRSLEAAIEVVQDWQAGTPLADMAARWELLRVSPEALAHDQGKGVAHEWGYLRGLPDRLVDHDLVEAAFRSPELSALFPMVGHGSLQFRRLTVSDPGSDVPSIFPLGEGRWQVISLWDRDIPVRTADTADEAVRLVVEGLPQGCGSAVEVIHDARRAMASKARDGDGTQQDSPVPTRSPHG; from the coding sequence ATGGCCCCTGACCTGCACGAATCGGTATGCGGTGATCAAGGCGGCCGCATACTCTTGATCTTTCTGATTGCGGGGGTTGGCATGGGTGGCTCGACGATGAGGCCTGACGCTGAGCAGTACCCGGAGGTGGCGGCCGCGGGAGGAGACCTGACGGCGGCGCTGCAAGCTGCCGCCGTGAAGACGGGCACGCGGTTGGTCGGGCTGCGCGACCCGTACTCCCCCACGGGACTGTCACGCCACTTCGCGGCCGACTTTGCGGCGGAGTGCGGGGCTGTCCAGGTGGAACTCCGCCCCGAACGCCGCGGGATCGAGGTGCTGCTGAGGTTGCCGCTCGCGGGTGTCGCCGGTGTGTGTGCGGTGCGATCCCTGGAGGCCGCCATCGAGGTGGTCCAGGACTGGCAGGCGGGGACGCCTCTGGCGGACATGGCCGCCCGGTGGGAACTCCTGAGGGTGAGTCCGGAGGCCCTGGCACATGACCAGGGAAAGGGCGTCGCCCATGAGTGGGGGTACCTCCGCGGCCTGCCCGATCGGCTTGTCGACCACGACCTGGTGGAGGCGGCGTTCCGTTCTCCGGAACTGAGCGCCTTGTTTCCCATGGTCGGTCACGGATCCCTGCAGTTCCGCCGGCTCACGGTCTCCGACCCCGGAAGCGACGTCCCGAGCATCTTTCCTCTGGGAGAAGGCCGCTGGCAGGTCATCTCCCTGTGGGACCGGGACATTCCCGTACGTACGGCCGACACCGCCGACGAGGCAGTGAGGCTGGTGGTGGAAGGGCTCCCGCAAGGGTGCGGTTCCGCGGTCGAAGTCATCCACGACGCCAGGCGGGCGATGGCGAGCAAGGCCCGCGACGGTGACGGAACTCAGCAGGACAGCCCGGTCCCCACGAGGAGTCCGCACGGCTGA
- a CDS encoding SDR family NAD(P)-dependent oxidoreductase, translating to MSKIWFVTGSSRGFGRRYVEAALSRGDKVAATARDTETLKDLVAAYGDSVLALKLDVTDKGAVFAAVKQAQEHFGRLDVIVNNAGFGLFGAVEELTESALRDQMETNLFGALWVTQAALPYLRAQGSGHIVQISSTGGVVAWPLVGGYHASKWALEGLSEALAQEVAGLGIKVTLVEPGAYATDWGGASAVSADPIAVYDGVRDALGAFMQTLDFGDPTAAAAALLKVVDSDNPPLRVFFGTQGNEMIPQAYADRLKVWADWQDVAVEAQGTKPA from the coding sequence ATGAGCAAGATCTGGTTCGTCACCGGTTCCTCCCGCGGCTTCGGCCGGCGGTACGTCGAGGCGGCTCTGTCGCGCGGTGACAAGGTCGCCGCGACGGCCCGCGACACCGAGACGCTCAAGGACCTGGTGGCCGCCTACGGCGACTCCGTCCTCGCGCTCAAGCTGGACGTGACGGACAAGGGCGCGGTGTTCGCCGCCGTCAAGCAGGCACAGGAGCACTTCGGCCGCCTCGACGTCATCGTGAACAACGCCGGCTTCGGCCTGTTCGGCGCCGTCGAGGAGTTGACCGAGTCGGCCCTGCGCGACCAGATGGAGACCAACCTGTTCGGCGCCCTGTGGGTGACCCAGGCCGCCCTGCCGTACCTGCGCGCGCAGGGCAGCGGCCACATCGTGCAGATCTCCTCCACCGGCGGCGTCGTCGCCTGGCCGCTCGTCGGCGGCTACCACGCTTCGAAGTGGGCGCTCGAAGGCCTGAGCGAAGCCCTGGCCCAGGAGGTCGCCGGGCTCGGCATCAAGGTCACCCTCGTCGAGCCCGGCGCGTACGCCACCGACTGGGGCGGCGCCTCGGCCGTCTCCGCGGACCCCATCGCCGTGTACGACGGGGTACGGGACGCGCTGGGCGCGTTCATGCAGACCCTCGACTTCGGTGACCCCACCGCCGCCGCTGCCGCGCTGCTGAAGGTCGTCGACTCCGACAACCCGCCGCTGCGCGTCTTCTTCGGCACCCAGGGCAACGAGATGATCCCGCAGGCCTACGCCGACCGGCTCAAGGTCTGGGCCGACTGGCAGGACGTGGCCGTCGAGGCCCAGGGCACCAAGCCCGCCTGA
- a CDS encoding AraC family transcriptional regulator has translation MDVLADVLATTGFNGVLLAQLRSRGSGWGCALEQQNTAGFHLVAEGTCWLRVEGRPPLQLVSGDVVLLPRGEPHTLAGTPETDAVPYAELEAAHPPGREGVVDLGGLGPALRIVCGKFTYDGDAAQHPVLSALPAVIHVPGMSADPELQGIIRLLVAETTRTRPGARVVAARLTDVLFVQVIRAWLDLTDAGAGQRSWLTALRDPRIGAALSLVHDAPQHPWTVEGLARDVAMSRPAFARQFKELVGDTPLAYVSRLRIGLAARLLRETDDLVGDIGAAVGYTSEFTFSRAFSRELGIAPGRYRRAAQTRPEAA, from the coding sequence ATGGATGTACTCGCTGACGTACTGGCCACCACCGGATTCAACGGGGTCCTGCTCGCCCAGCTCCGCTCCCGCGGCTCCGGCTGGGGCTGTGCGCTGGAGCAGCAGAACACCGCCGGCTTCCACCTGGTGGCCGAGGGCACCTGCTGGCTGCGCGTCGAGGGCCGGCCGCCGCTGCAGCTCGTGTCCGGCGATGTCGTCCTGCTGCCCCGCGGCGAACCGCACACCCTGGCCGGCACCCCCGAAACGGACGCGGTGCCGTACGCCGAACTCGAAGCCGCCCACCCCCCGGGCCGCGAGGGCGTCGTCGACCTCGGAGGTCTCGGGCCCGCCCTGCGCATCGTCTGCGGCAAGTTCACCTACGACGGCGACGCCGCGCAGCACCCGGTCCTGTCCGCCTTGCCGGCCGTGATCCACGTTCCCGGCATGAGCGCCGACCCGGAACTGCAGGGCATCATCCGGCTGCTGGTCGCCGAGACCACCCGCACCCGGCCCGGAGCGCGGGTCGTGGCAGCCCGGCTGACCGACGTCCTCTTCGTCCAGGTGATCCGCGCCTGGCTCGACCTCACCGACGCCGGGGCGGGACAGCGGTCCTGGCTCACCGCGTTGCGCGACCCGCGGATCGGCGCCGCGCTCTCGCTGGTCCACGACGCTCCGCAGCACCCGTGGACGGTGGAGGGCCTGGCCCGCGACGTCGCCATGTCCCGCCCCGCGTTCGCACGGCAGTTCAAGGAACTGGTCGGCGACACTCCGCTGGCGTACGTGTCCCGGCTGCGCATCGGCCTGGCTGCCCGACTGCTGCGCGAGACGGACGACCTGGTCGGCGACATCGGGGCAGCCGTCGGCTACACCTCCGAGTTCACCTTCTCCCGCGCCTTCTCCCGGGAACTGGGCATCGCCCCCGGCCGCTACCGCCGAGCCGCCCAGACCCGGCCCGAGGCCGCCTGA